A stretch of the Sorangium aterium genome encodes the following:
- a CDS encoding class I SAM-dependent DNA methyltransferase, with protein sequence MVQKRTVLEHLTRDELISIADAFDVHVQDRRSKEKLVDAVAASRSATLAAVLASYSRDRLKELCRVLHLDDGGREKAVLVARLTGGKASEPPAPPRANGAARAAPEQVELALGEKLTIDRLERHLWSAADILRGSIDSSDYKNFIFGLLFLKRLSDRFHEEVEALKGVPNADPEDRDEHDFFVPKQARWSELQKVASQVGNALNKAASALEDENPQLEGVLAGIDFNDERKLGDAKNRDVVLGRLVQHFSKLSLKNADLSEPDMLGRAYEYLIEKFADDAGKKGGEFYTPRMVVRLIVELLEPRAGLRICDPTAGSGGMLIECAHYLERHGQNPKDLSLYGQEKNLGTWAICKMNMLLHGLPSARIEKGDTIRDPKLRNKEGLMVFDRVIANPPFSLDEWGREVAENDPYRRFPFGVPPKTKGDLAFVQHMIATTDNKTGKVGVVMPHGVLFRGAAEGEIRKGMLEADLVEAVVGLPTNLFYGTGIPAAVLVLNRSKAAGRKKKVLFVEASREFKEGSAQNFLREEDVKKIAVTFKAFKDVDKYARVVGIEEIEKNDFNLNISRYVQTTEAAERVEVAHALQTLRELEKKRGEAEARMNAYLKELGYDA encoded by the coding sequence ATGGTGCAGAAGCGAACCGTTCTCGAACACCTCACCCGCGACGAGCTGATCTCCATCGCCGACGCGTTCGACGTCCACGTCCAGGACCGGCGGAGCAAGGAGAAGCTGGTCGATGCCGTGGCGGCCTCCAGGAGCGCCACGCTGGCCGCCGTGCTGGCGTCGTACTCGCGGGACCGGCTGAAGGAGCTCTGCCGGGTGCTGCACCTCGATGACGGCGGCCGGGAGAAGGCCGTGCTGGTCGCGAGGCTCACCGGCGGGAAGGCGTCCGAGCCGCCGGCGCCTCCGAGGGCGAACGGGGCGGCGCGGGCGGCGCCCGAGCAGGTCGAGCTGGCCCTCGGGGAGAAGCTCACGATCGACCGGCTCGAACGGCATCTCTGGTCGGCCGCGGACATCCTGCGGGGGTCGATCGACTCGAGCGATTACAAGAACTTCATCTTCGGGCTGCTCTTCCTGAAGCGCCTGAGCGACCGGTTCCACGAGGAGGTCGAGGCGCTGAAGGGCGTGCCGAACGCTGATCCCGAGGACCGCGACGAGCACGACTTCTTCGTGCCGAAGCAGGCCCGGTGGTCCGAGCTGCAGAAGGTCGCGAGCCAGGTCGGCAACGCGCTCAACAAGGCCGCATCGGCGCTGGAAGACGAGAATCCGCAGCTCGAAGGGGTGCTCGCCGGGATCGATTTCAACGACGAGCGGAAGCTCGGCGACGCGAAGAACCGGGACGTGGTGCTGGGGCGGCTGGTGCAGCACTTCTCGAAGCTGTCGCTCAAGAACGCGGACCTGTCCGAGCCGGACATGCTGGGCCGGGCGTACGAGTACCTGATCGAGAAGTTCGCGGACGACGCCGGCAAGAAGGGCGGGGAGTTCTACACACCGCGCATGGTCGTGCGGCTCATCGTCGAGCTCCTGGAGCCCAGGGCGGGACTGCGGATCTGCGACCCGACCGCCGGCTCGGGCGGCATGCTGATCGAGTGCGCCCACTACCTGGAGCGGCACGGGCAGAACCCGAAGGACCTGTCGCTCTACGGCCAGGAGAAAAACCTGGGGACCTGGGCCATTTGCAAGATGAACATGCTGCTCCACGGGCTGCCCAGCGCACGGATCGAAAAGGGGGACACGATCCGCGATCCGAAGCTGCGGAACAAAGAGGGGCTGATGGTGTTCGACCGGGTGATCGCCAATCCGCCGTTCTCGCTCGACGAATGGGGGCGCGAGGTGGCCGAGAACGATCCGTACCGACGCTTCCCCTTCGGCGTGCCGCCCAAGACCAAGGGGGACCTCGCCTTCGTGCAGCACATGATCGCGACCACCGATAATAAGACGGGCAAGGTGGGGGTCGTGATGCCACACGGGGTGCTGTTCCGTGGGGCCGCGGAGGGGGAGATCCGCAAGGGCATGCTGGAGGCGGATCTCGTCGAGGCCGTGGTGGGGCTGCCGACGAACCTGTTCTATGGGACGGGGATCCCGGCAGCGGTGCTGGTGCTCAACAGGAGCAAGGCGGCCGGACGGAAGAAGAAGGTGCTGTTCGTCGAGGCGTCGCGGGAGTTCAAGGAGGGGTCAGCGCAGAACTTCCTGCGGGAGGAGGACGTCAAGAAGATCGCGGTGACGTTCAAGGCCTTCAAGGACGTGGACAAGTACGCGCGGGTCGTGGGGATCGAGGAGATCGAGAAGAACGACTTCAACCTGAACATCTCGCGATACGTGCAGACGACCGAGGCAGCGGAGAGGGTCGAGGTGGCGCATGCGCTGCAGACGCTGCGCGAGTTGGAGAAGAAGCGGGGGGAGGCCGAGGCGCGGATGAATGCCTACCTCAAGGAGCTGGGGTATGACGCCTGA
- a CDS encoding restriction endonuclease subunit S, with product MTPEGWRTDRLGSLLDGIDAGWSPQCEGRPANDDEWGVLKVSAVTSGVYRPTENKALPSSQVPKPELEVHDGDLLLARANGVLELVGRTAIVRHTRPRLMLSDKILRIRPRNATADAAFLHALLSSSSARDRLTTVTGGSHMRNISQGALRDLHVCCPPLGEQRKIAAILSSVDDAIEATQAVIDQLQVVKKAMMTELLTRGLPGRHTRFKKTEIGEVPEEWHIASIGELAEFSGGKGFTPRDWASAGLPIIRIQNLNGSKDFNYYAGQPDDDWLVQPGTLLFAWAGSRGASFGPCIWPGPLGVLNQHIHRLAPDRRRVSKLFMYYLLRLVTEEVEKRAHGFKDTLVHLRKSELTGWPVALPPLNEQEKIVELLEAIGSRISVEQAALESLKSAKTTLAQALLTGEIRVTPDEAAP from the coding sequence ATGACGCCTGAAGGCTGGCGCACGGATCGGCTTGGCAGCTTGCTTGACGGCATTGACGCCGGCTGGAGCCCGCAATGTGAGGGTCGACCGGCAAACGATGATGAATGGGGAGTCCTCAAGGTCAGCGCCGTCACGTCGGGAGTTTACCGGCCCACCGAAAACAAAGCGCTCCCTAGTTCGCAGGTGCCGAAGCCAGAACTCGAAGTGCATGATGGCGATCTCCTTCTTGCCCGCGCAAACGGCGTGTTGGAACTCGTAGGACGTACTGCTATCGTTCGTCATACGCGCCCGCGGTTGATGCTTTCGGACAAGATTCTTCGCATTCGCCCAAGGAATGCCACTGCGGATGCCGCCTTTCTGCACGCCTTGCTTTCCTCCTCATCGGCCAGAGATAGGCTAACAACGGTCACCGGCGGAAGCCACATGCGAAACATCTCGCAAGGTGCGCTTCGGGATCTTCATGTATGCTGTCCTCCGCTTGGCGAGCAACGGAAGATCGCCGCCATCCTCTCCTCCGTGGACGACGCCATCGAGGCCACCCAGGCGGTCATCGACCAGCTCCAGGTCGTCAAGAAGGCGATGATGACCGAGCTGCTAACGCGAGGGCTTCCCGGCCGGCACACGCGGTTCAAGAAGACCGAGATCGGGGAGGTGCCGGAGGAGTGGCATATCGCGTCTATCGGCGAACTCGCAGAATTCTCAGGAGGCAAAGGCTTTACGCCGAGAGATTGGGCCAGCGCCGGGCTACCGATCATCCGAATCCAGAACCTCAACGGCTCGAAGGATTTCAACTATTATGCCGGACAGCCAGACGATGACTGGCTCGTGCAACCCGGAACGCTGCTCTTTGCCTGGGCGGGCAGTAGAGGAGCGTCTTTCGGGCCATGCATCTGGCCAGGTCCTCTAGGAGTTCTGAATCAACACATCCACCGCCTCGCGCCTGATCGTCGACGAGTTTCAAAGCTCTTCATGTACTACCTTCTACGCCTCGTCACCGAGGAGGTCGAGAAGCGGGCGCACGGATTCAAGGACACCTTGGTTCACCTGCGCAAGTCCGAGCTAACAGGGTGGCCGGTTGCTTTACCTCCCCTGAACGAACAAGAGAAAATCGTTGAGCTCCTTGAAGCTATAGGCTCAAGAATCTCCGTGGAGCAAGCCGCGCTCGAATCGTTGAAATCAGCAAAGACAACACTCGCCCAAGCGCTCCTCACCGGCGAAATCCGCGTCACCCCCGACGAGGCCGCGCCATGA
- a CDS encoding type I restriction endonuclease subunit R encodes MTPPGNAWNELSLSEDPAVALLQKLGFRYVAPEILEAERESVKVPLLPSRLAKALKKLNPWLSDDNLHKAVRSVGAVQSATLIEASEEVYETLVHTRSFEQDLGDGRKSHDVRFFDFDNPTNNELLVTRQYAVKGAKKTIYPDIVVFINGIPLAVIECKSPKLGEAWKLEAIDQFSRYQELDDKYRELGAPRLFETVQVLIATCRQAAVYGTVTTPYRFFAEWKTTWPMTPEKLRALVGREPTAQDVTLAGLLAPQNLLDLVRNFVAFDPDRDTGRVVRKLCRYQQFTAVNKAIERARTAKKPDDRGGVVWHTQGSGKSLTMLWLALKLRRDPLHENPTLVLVTDRKDLDAQITGTFQACKFPNPERAESVRHLRELLSGPPGKTVLTTVQKFQELAATGGSSGKRAARKEHPVLSEAHNLFVLTDEAHRTQYGGLAANMRKALPNAAFFGFTGTPIDKKDRSTLSTFGPYIDTYTIEQAVADGATVPIFYEGRLPALRIIGNTLDALFDRVFADRSDEEREAIKKRYANEQTLAGAPKRVETICLDLLDHYAKAIQPGGFKAQVVACTRENAVLYKETLDRLHGPQSAIIISGSNKDATHLVKHHTSEEQRTALIDRFLAKDDPLKILVVCDMLLTGFDAPIEQVMYLDSPLKEHTLLQAIARVNRTADGKSYGLVIDYWGVSEALTEALEIFAPSEVKGAMTPKSDELPRLQARHAAAVRFFVRVKDKDDLDACVAVLEPEDVRAEFDAAFKRFSQSLDMLLPDPSALPYVADARWLGKIRQAAAAKFRDKKIDIADCGAKVRKLIEEAVAADGIEILVKPISLFAPELEEKLKKLKTPEARASEMEHAIRDEIHVRLDDDPVFFTSLRERLEQIIEDRKAKRIDAARELQRLEDEIRKKIRARAETAATLGLSETGLAIYGLISERKPLTAAEKTGNAYGKVDESKKELASLLEEQLEPQVSLVDWVHKDDVQREMRKRIKRQLRAAGFADDKLDATADSIVDLMKRRRGR; translated from the coding sequence ATGACCCCGCCCGGCAACGCCTGGAACGAGCTCTCCCTCTCCGAGGACCCCGCCGTCGCCCTCCTCCAGAAGCTCGGCTTCCGCTACGTCGCCCCCGAGATCCTCGAAGCCGAGCGCGAGAGCGTCAAGGTGCCGCTCCTCCCCTCCCGTCTCGCAAAGGCCCTCAAGAAGCTCAACCCCTGGCTCTCCGACGACAATCTGCACAAGGCCGTCCGCTCCGTCGGCGCCGTCCAGTCGGCGACGCTCATCGAGGCGAGCGAGGAGGTCTACGAGACCCTCGTCCACACCCGCTCGTTCGAGCAGGACCTCGGCGACGGCCGCAAGAGCCACGATGTCCGCTTCTTCGACTTCGACAACCCTACCAACAACGAGCTCCTCGTCACCCGCCAGTACGCGGTGAAGGGCGCCAAGAAGACCATCTACCCCGACATCGTGGTCTTCATCAACGGCATCCCCCTCGCCGTCATCGAGTGCAAAAGCCCCAAGCTCGGTGAGGCCTGGAAGCTCGAGGCGATCGACCAGTTCAGCCGCTACCAGGAGCTCGACGATAAGTACCGCGAGCTCGGCGCCCCCAGGCTGTTCGAGACCGTGCAGGTCCTCATCGCTACCTGCCGTCAAGCCGCCGTCTACGGCACGGTCACCACCCCGTATCGCTTCTTCGCCGAGTGGAAGACCACCTGGCCAATGACCCCGGAGAAGCTCCGCGCCCTCGTCGGCCGCGAGCCGACCGCACAGGACGTCACCCTGGCAGGGCTGCTCGCCCCGCAGAACCTCCTCGACCTCGTCCGGAACTTCGTTGCCTTCGACCCCGACCGCGACACGGGCCGCGTCGTCCGCAAGCTCTGCCGCTACCAGCAGTTCACCGCCGTCAACAAGGCCATCGAGCGCGCCCGCACGGCCAAGAAGCCGGACGACCGCGGCGGCGTCGTCTGGCACACGCAGGGGTCGGGCAAGAGCCTCACCATGCTGTGGCTCGCGCTCAAGCTCCGCCGCGATCCGCTGCACGAGAACCCCACCCTCGTGCTCGTCACCGATCGCAAGGACCTCGACGCGCAGATCACCGGAACCTTCCAGGCCTGCAAGTTCCCCAACCCCGAACGGGCCGAGAGCGTCCGGCACCTGCGCGAGCTGCTCTCGGGCCCTCCGGGAAAGACCGTGCTCACCACGGTGCAGAAGTTCCAGGAGCTCGCCGCCACCGGCGGGAGCTCCGGAAAGCGCGCCGCCCGGAAGGAGCACCCCGTCCTCTCCGAGGCGCACAACCTCTTCGTCCTCACCGACGAGGCCCACCGCACCCAGTACGGCGGGCTCGCCGCGAACATGCGCAAGGCGCTGCCCAACGCGGCGTTCTTCGGCTTCACGGGCACGCCGATCGACAAGAAGGACCGCTCGACCCTCTCGACCTTCGGCCCGTACATCGACACGTACACCATCGAGCAGGCCGTCGCCGACGGGGCCACCGTGCCCATCTTCTACGAGGGCCGGCTCCCCGCGCTGCGGATCATCGGCAACACGCTCGACGCCCTCTTCGACCGCGTGTTCGCCGATCGGTCGGACGAAGAGCGCGAGGCGATCAAGAAGAGATACGCGAACGAGCAGACGCTCGCCGGGGCGCCAAAACGGGTCGAGACGATCTGCCTCGACCTCCTCGACCACTATGCAAAAGCCATCCAGCCCGGCGGCTTCAAGGCCCAGGTCGTGGCCTGCACCCGCGAGAACGCCGTGCTGTACAAGGAGACGCTCGATCGCCTCCACGGACCGCAGTCGGCGATCATCATCTCGGGGTCGAACAAGGACGCCACGCACCTCGTCAAGCACCACACGAGCGAGGAGCAAAGGACGGCCCTGATCGACCGCTTCCTCGCGAAGGACGACCCGCTCAAGATCCTCGTCGTCTGCGATATGCTGCTCACCGGCTTCGACGCCCCGATCGAGCAGGTCATGTACCTCGACTCCCCGCTGAAAGAGCACACGCTGCTCCAGGCAATCGCCCGCGTGAACCGGACCGCCGACGGGAAGAGCTATGGCCTGGTCATCGACTACTGGGGCGTCTCGGAGGCGCTCACCGAGGCGCTCGAGATCTTCGCCCCCTCCGAGGTAAAGGGCGCCATGACGCCGAAGAGCGACGAGCTCCCGCGGCTCCAGGCGCGGCACGCGGCGGCCGTGCGGTTCTTCGTCCGGGTGAAGGACAAGGACGATCTCGACGCGTGTGTCGCCGTCCTGGAGCCGGAGGACGTCCGGGCCGAGTTCGACGCGGCCTTCAAGAGATTCTCGCAGAGCCTCGACATGCTGCTGCCGGATCCGAGCGCGCTGCCCTATGTCGCGGACGCGCGCTGGCTCGGAAAGATCCGGCAGGCGGCGGCCGCCAAGTTCCGCGACAAGAAGATCGATATCGCCGACTGCGGGGCCAAGGTCCGGAAGCTCATCGAAGAGGCGGTCGCGGCGGACGGGATCGAGATCCTGGTCAAGCCAATATCGCTCTTCGCGCCGGAGCTCGAGGAGAAGCTCAAGAAGCTGAAGACCCCGGAGGCGCGGGCGAGCGAGATGGAACACGCGATCCGGGACGAGATCCACGTTCGGCTCGACGATGACCCCGTGTTCTTCACGTCCTTGCGTGAGCGGCTGGAGCAGATCATCGAGGACCGCAAGGCGAAGCGCATCGACGCGGCCAGGGAGCTTCAGCGGCTCGAGGACGAGATCCGCAAGAAGATACGAGCGCGGGCGGAGACCGCTGCGACGCTGGGCCTCTCGGAGACGGGGCTCGCCATCTACGGACTCATCTCGGAGCGCAAGCCCCTGACCGCCGCGGAGAAGACGGGGAACGCGTACGGGAAGGTGGACGAGTCCAAGAAGGAGCTGGCTTCGCTGCTGGAAGAGCAGCTCGAGCCCCAGGTGTCGCTCGTCGACTGGGTGCACAAGGACGATGTGCAACGGGAGATGCGCAAACGCATCAAGCGGCAGCTGCGGGCGGCGGGGTTTGCCGACGACAAGCTCGACGCGACGGCGGACAGCATCGTCGACCTGATGAAGCGGCGCAGAGGCCGGTGA
- a CDS encoding M48 family metallopeptidase, which produces MLPERSEVTWGTTHLAYEIRRSARRSTVSIAIDPALGLVVTAPQATPIARLDSVVRSKAHWIVPRLKRRSERPPTCSAREFVSGESVLYLGRQFRLRLLPEQEPRPLALRGGWLELPLPRGLAPEHHGAYARAALVDWYRRRATERLPAWAAPWAQRLDVSFRRLLVTDQAKRWGSCSRGVLRLNWRIVQAPRALVDYVLAHELTHLIHDRHGRDFWAALGRVMPDYEARRARLGELGPALLW; this is translated from the coding sequence ATGCTTCCGGAGCGGTCCGAGGTGACGTGGGGCACAACGCACCTCGCCTACGAGATCCGGCGGAGCGCCCGGAGATCCACGGTGTCGATCGCGATCGACCCGGCCCTCGGGCTCGTCGTGACGGCGCCCCAGGCGACGCCCATCGCGCGGCTGGACTCGGTGGTTCGGTCGAAGGCCCACTGGATCGTCCCGCGGCTCAAGCGCCGGAGCGAGCGGCCCCCCACCTGCAGCGCGCGAGAGTTCGTGAGCGGAGAGTCGGTCCTTTATCTCGGGCGGCAGTTCCGGCTCCGCTTGCTCCCCGAGCAGGAGCCGCGCCCGCTGGCCCTCCGTGGCGGATGGCTAGAGCTGCCGCTCCCTCGGGGGCTCGCGCCCGAGCACCACGGCGCGTACGCGCGGGCGGCGCTGGTCGACTGGTACAGGCGGCGGGCCACGGAGCGCCTCCCCGCGTGGGCCGCGCCGTGGGCGCAGCGGCTCGACGTGTCGTTCCGGCGCCTCCTGGTGACCGACCAGGCCAAGCGCTGGGGGAGCTGCTCCCGCGGCGTTCTCCGGCTCAACTGGCGCATCGTGCAGGCGCCGAGGGCGCTTGTCGACTACGTGCTCGCCCACGAGCTCACGCACCTGATCCACGATCGCCATGGGCGGGATTTTTGGGCAGCGCTCGGCAGGGTGATGCCCGACTACGAGGCGCGGAGGGCCCGCCTGGGAGAGCTCGGGCCAGCGCTTCTGTGGTGA
- a CDS encoding helix-turn-helix domain-containing protein, which translates to MPDARLEEVLGFIAANVRRIRLKRGMTQQELAEAAGIALRFLQEIERAKTNVGVAVLVKLADVLRVPPGVLFRRRELPEVKRGRPKKG; encoded by the coding sequence ATGCCTGATGCTCGACTGGAGGAGGTGCTCGGCTTCATCGCGGCCAACGTCCGTCGGATCCGCCTGAAGCGCGGCATGACGCAGCAAGAGCTTGCCGAAGCAGCTGGGATCGCCCTCCGCTTCCTCCAGGAGATCGAGCGCGCCAAGACCAACGTCGGGGTGGCAGTCCTCGTGAAGCTGGCCGACGTGCTCCGCGTGCCGCCTGGGGTGCTGTTCCGCCGGCGGGAACTGCCGGAGGTGAAGCGCGGCCGGCCGAAGAAAGGGTAG
- a CDS encoding sigma-70 family RNA polymerase sigma factor, with the protein METVRPRPERGQEIDPSSRRRPRPAACSRLAGLPRGRHQPSHPAVYLEATALLEQRPLIRSTLRARGVLPADLDDVTQDTVLGAWRSMRAGRFRPPPALAPADALRTWLAGVASRQASHYRDKAYRRHEASPLDLQRLSAFATPSPEERLVARGLLRAFNRLRPELREVLALTATGLTMLEIAESLAIPRPTVATRLRLARRLFARSLARCRRWSR; encoded by the coding sequence ATGGAAACAGTACGTCCACGCCCTGAACGGGGCCAAGAGATCGATCCGTCCTCCCGCCGCCGCCCCCGTCCAGCTGCTTGCAGCCGGCTCGCCGGTCTGCCTAGAGGCCGGCACCAGCCATCTCACCCCGCCGTCTACCTCGAAGCCACCGCGCTCCTCGAACAGCGTCCGCTCATCCGCAGCACCCTCCGCGCCCGCGGCGTTCTCCCCGCCGATCTCGACGACGTCACGCAGGACACCGTCCTCGGCGCGTGGCGCAGCATGCGCGCCGGCCGCTTCCGCCCGCCCCCGGCTCTTGCTCCCGCCGACGCCCTCCGCACCTGGCTCGCCGGTGTCGCCTCGCGACAGGCTTCGCACTACCGAGACAAGGCCTACCGCCGGCACGAAGCATCCCCGCTCGATCTTCAGCGTCTCTCCGCGTTCGCCACCCCCTCTCCGGAGGAGCGCCTCGTCGCGCGCGGTTTGCTTCGTGCCTTCAACCGCCTCCGCCCTGAGCTTCGCGAGGTCTTGGCGCTCACCGCCACCGGCCTGACGATGCTCGAGATCGCCGAATCCCTCGCAATCCCAAGGCCGACGGTGGCTACGCGGCTCCGTCTGGCGCGGCGCCTGTTCGCCCGCTCCCTCGCTCGCTGCCGGAGGTGGTCGCGATGA